A window of Littorina saxatilis isolate snail1 linkage group LG7, US_GU_Lsax_2.0, whole genome shotgun sequence contains these coding sequences:
- the LOC138970941 gene encoding uncharacterized protein produces the protein MTSGTIFVLIGSCALIHAALLESLTHSGHPELRKDKNSADGFVFTIDDQAKFSFTQGVKTWLQSAPAFLYTEGKRFSAEDGSLKLDHKATESGADKMGTWTSQCFVYMAGSRSWKLCAKSWSSPAWPLVVFQQHFINGTALSAHDTDSVISGFPSFQIPPEDIGLGYLSFQGGMFGGTRFVTGRWTKGGGILSGGTEGGPVAVFDQNGGVCIMAPFSEFMSASREMDEKWRVNWGVMGGVVSVPTGFTQQTVVYCGNTGINQVFSDWGKFMRTYYNKEDIYRKTDLTVNYLGYYTDNGAYYYDLTEPNKTYEQTILDLKEYTDSIQVPFRYIQYDAWFYYRGQLGGTVLWKARPDIAPHGLQYIFNQTQWPVAAHNMYWSAKTPYAKENGGKYNFIVESEKAIPQDLTFWVDLFKQARLWGLVMYEQDYMDWEFSMMNATQSTVDVAKTWLMQMGQAARATGLTIQYCMSNPRHAMQSLEIPAVTQARVSGDYHPGNDQWQIGEASIFADAMGIAPWKDNFWTVTDQPGNRYHQSEPYPELEAAVSTLSSGPVGPSNMLVHTNVSLLMQCCRADGLILKPSKPATAVDRQFWQAVWNNSVGPSGQVWTTYSRVGHDLYFGIILAADISADFKLTPSDAGFQFFNPKTVITRSAQGVKDTQLSDFGDNTPIQLTTACTRQDFCMYYTSPVFTVGSGKTKIIIYGEEHKFVPMSRGRVSNIDITDNDVTVTLQGTSGENIIFTYFYDGQMIRRPCTFDHTGIAKLRLGYYHSSNDRV, from the exons ATGACAAGTGGAACAATCTTTGTTTTGATCGGAAGCTGTGCACTAATCCATGCAG CACTGTTGGAGTCTTTGACACACAGTGGACATCCTGAGTTGAGAAAAGACAAGAACAGTGCGGACGGATTTGTGTTCACGATTGACGATCAGGCCAAGTTCAGCTTCACCCAGGGCGTGAAAACATGGCTTCAG AGCGCACCAGCGTTTCTTTACACAGAGGGCAAACGTTTCAGCGCAGAAGACGGCTCCCTGAAACTGGACCACAAGGCGACTGAGAGCGGGGCCGATAAGATGGGAACGTGGACATCACAATGCTTCGTCTACATGGCCGGGTCAAGGTCCTGGAAGCTGTGTGCCAAGTCATGGAGCAGTCCTGCTTGGCCCCTCGTGGTTTTCCAACAG CACTTTATCAACGGGACGGCTCTCTCTGCGCATGACACGGACAGCGTCATATCCGGATTCCCTTCATTTCAAATTCCACCGGAAGACATAGGACTCGGCTACCTCAGTTTCCAGGGAGGCATGTTTGGTGGTACGAGATTTGTAACTGGAAG GTGGACGAAGGGAGGAGGGATCCTGTCGGGGGGAACGGAGGGGGGACCTGTGGCTGTCTTTGACCAGAATGGCGGGGTCTGCATCATGGCGCCATTCTCAGAG TTCATGTCCGCATCTCGAGAAATGGATGAGAAGTGGCGGGTCAACTGGGGAGTGATGGGAGGGGTGGTGTCCGTACCCACAGGATTTACACAACAGACCGTTGTGTACTGTGGTAACACCGGCATCAACCAG GTATTCTCAGACTGGGGCAAGTTCATGAGAACCTACTACAACAAAGAAGACATCTACCGTAAAACTGACCTTACCGTCAACTACCTGGGATACTACACTGATAACG GAGCCTATTACTATGATTTAACCGAGCCAAACAAAACATACGAACAAACAATTTTGGATCTGAAAGAATACACCGACTCCATACAAGTTCCCTTCAG ATACATTCAGTACGACGCCTGGTTCTATTACCGAGGTCAGCTGGGAGGGACTGTGCTGTGGAAAGCCAGGCCGGACATTGCTCCCCATGGTTTACA GTACATTTTCAACCAGACTCAATGGCCAGTTGCTGCCCACAACATGTACTG GTCAGCAAAAACCCCGTACGCTAAGGAAAATGGCGGCAAGTACAATTTCATTGTGGAGTCAGAGAAAGCAATTCCACAAGATCTG ACGTTCTGGGTGGACCTTTTCAAACAGGCGCGACTCTGGGGACTTGTTATGTATGAGCAG GACTATATGGACTGGGAGTTTTCTATGATGAACGCCACCCAGTCCACTGTGGACGTGGCCAAGACGTGGCTGATGCAGATGGGACAAGCTGCACGTGCTACCGGTCTGACCATCCAGTACTGTATGTCCAACCCCCGTCACGCCATGCAGAGCTTGGAGATCCCGGCAGTCACACAG GCTCGTGTGAGTGGTGACTATCACCCAGGAAACGACCAGTGGCAGATCGGAGAGGCCTCCATCTTTGCTGACGCCATGGGCATTGCTCCATGGAAAGACAACTTCTGGACTGTCACAGATCAGCCTGGAAATAGATATC ACCAGTCGGAGCCGTACCCCGAACTGGAGGCAGCGGTGTCCACCCTGAGTAGCGGGCCTGTGGGACCCAGTAACATGCTGGTGCACACCAACGTCTCCTTGCTCATGCA ATGTTGTCGAGCTGATGGACTGATTCTGAAGCCAAGCAAACCAGCCACTGCTGTAGACAGACAGTTCTGGCAG GCAGTGTGGAACAACAGCGTGGGTCCCTCAGGACAGGTGTGGACAACGTACAGTCGCGTGGGACACGATCTCTACTTTGGTATCATCCTGGCTGCTGACATCAGTGCTGACTTCAAACTCACCCCGTCTGATGCTGGATTCCAATTT TTTAATCCCAAAACGGTCATCACAAGATCAGCCCAAGGCGTGAAGGACACCCAGCTGAGTGATTTTGGGGACAACACCCCGATACAGCTGACCACCGCATGTACCCGTCAGGACTTCTGCATGTACTACACCAGTCCTGTCTTCACTGTAGGTTCCGG CAAAACCAAAATCATCATCTATGGCGAGGAACACAAGTTTGTTCCCATGTCACGTGGTCGCGTGTCCAACATCGACATCACAGACAATGACGTCACAGTGACGCTACAAGGAACGTCAGGGGAGAACATTATCTTCACCTACTTTTACGACGGGCAAATGATTCGACGACCGTGCACTTTCGATCACACCGGGATAGCAAAGCTTCGTCTTGGTTACTACCATTCTTCCAACGACAGGGTCTGA